A single genomic interval of bacterium harbors:
- the tnpA gene encoding IS200/IS605 family transposase, which produces MENRTTSSYASLSHSKWNCKYHIIFVPKYRKKILYGKVRQFLAEVFHELASQKGCKIEKGNMVQDHVHMLISIPPKYSVAEVVGFIKGKSAIAVARRFGGRARNFNGERLWARGYAVSTVGFEKAQIYAYIKNQNQLDSLGYDESGEF; this is translated from the coding sequence ATGGAAAACAGAACAACATCATCATATGCAAGTTTAAGTCATTCGAAATGGAACTGCAAATATCACATAATATTTGTTCCGAAATACCGGAAGAAAATTTTGTACGGAAAAGTCAGGCAATTTTTGGCGGAAGTATTTCATGAATTGGCGAGTCAAAAAGGATGTAAAATAGAGAAAGGGAATATGGTTCAGGATCATGTTCATATGTTGATAAGTATACCGCCAAAATATTCTGTAGCAGAAGTTGTAGGATTTATCAAAGGTAAAAGTGCGATAGCTGTTGCGCGAAGGTTTGGTGGAAGAGCAAGGAATTTTAACGGTGAACGATTGTGGGCACGAGGTTATGCTGTTTCTACTGTTGGTTTTGAAAAAGCACAGATATACGCTTACATCAAAAACCAAAATCAACTTGATTCTCTTGGTTACGATGAATCCGGTGAATTTTAA
- a CDS encoding thioredoxin → MAISITKANYQQEVLDSKIPVVMDVFAVWCGPCQYMKPIFDSLEKEYDGVYKFVVLDVEEDRALSTELGITSIPTFLFFNKGKLVAKELGSVSITAFKDHLKKYFAQ, encoded by the coding sequence ATGGCAATTAGTATTACTAAAGCAAACTATCAACAAGAAGTCTTAGATTCAAAAATACCTGTTGTCATGGATGTTTTTGCTGTCTGGTGTGGACCATGCCAATATATGAAACCTATTTTTGATTCGTTAGAAAAAGAATATGACGGTGTTTATAAATTTGTCGTCCTTGACGTTGAAGAAGACAGAGCTCTTTCAACTGAACTTGGCATTACTTCAATTCCTACTTTTTTGTTTTTCAATAAAGGAAAGCTGGTTGCAAAAGAGTTAGGTTCAGTAAGCATTACTGCCTTCAAAGATCATCTAAAAAAGTACTTTGCTCAATAG
- a CDS encoding ATP-binding protein gives MLQQIGYVIGGSITQGLSIRLLENDAHDSIKTGKFVCIIAGMHRFFSLITDLTLHTTQPEIGLFPPTQNEQLLLALLKRKYMYIVGQAKPLIMVDQAYQLWPVKMLPTHFSPVVAAQEADMELIFGKEGDSERKYFAIGKPLDMHTPICIDLEKLTERSNGIFGKTGTGKTFITRLILAGLIKNQKAALLIFDMHSEYGIQARTEKAGTQFVKGLKSLFGNKVAICSLDPHATRRRGVSPDIELTFSYDSVHVEDILSLQYELNLHTTAVEVAHLIAAQYKQNWLATLLSQGSQLKEFAASLGAHPESIAALYRKLKRIESLPFFTPEPKPNVIDAIMSYLDQDISIIIEFGNFNSSFVYLLIANIITRRIHQSYIHKTEQFLGGYTTKEPRKLMICIEEAHKFLNMQASKQTIFGTIAREMRKYYVSLLVVDQRPSGIDQEILSQIGTKIIAQMHDEQDIQAVLTGMPNAQNLRTVLSSLDSKQQALVIGHAITMPVVVHTRSYDQQFYQQMTSSVAHQSVDELINELF, from the coding sequence ATGTTACAACAGATCGGATATGTGATCGGTGGATCGATTACGCAGGGGTTGAGTATCAGACTTTTGGAAAATGATGCGCATGACAGTATTAAAACAGGCAAATTTGTCTGTATTATTGCTGGCATGCATAGATTCTTTTCACTCATTACCGATTTGACTTTACATACCACGCAACCGGAAATTGGACTTTTTCCACCTACACAGAATGAACAACTGTTATTGGCATTATTAAAGCGAAAATATATGTATATTGTTGGTCAAGCAAAGCCTTTGATTATGGTTGATCAAGCATATCAGCTTTGGCCAGTCAAAATGCTGCCAACACATTTTTCACCTGTTGTTGCAGCACAAGAAGCTGATATGGAGTTGATTTTTGGAAAAGAAGGCGACAGTGAACGGAAATATTTTGCAATCGGCAAACCACTGGATATGCATACGCCAATCTGTATCGATCTGGAAAAACTTACTGAGCGAAGCAACGGTATCTTTGGAAAAACTGGCACGGGAAAAACATTTATTACACGCCTTATTTTGGCCGGATTAATTAAAAACCAGAAGGCAGCATTGCTGATTTTTGATATGCATAGTGAATATGGAATTCAGGCGCGAACCGAAAAAGCTGGTACACAGTTTGTCAAAGGTCTGAAAAGTCTGTTTGGTAACAAAGTTGCCATCTGTTCGCTCGATCCACATGCAACGCGCCGGCGAGGTGTGAGTCCAGACATTGAATTAACGTTTTCTTACGATTCTGTGCATGTTGAAGATATTTTGTCACTGCAATATGAGTTAAATCTGCATACAACCGCCGTTGAAGTTGCTCATCTGATTGCTGCACAGTACAAACAAAACTGGCTTGCAACACTACTTTCGCAAGGTTCGCAATTAAAAGAGTTTGCAGCGTCACTTGGTGCTCATCCCGAGTCGATTGCTGCACTTTACAGAAAGTTAAAGCGGATCGAATCATTGCCCTTTTTTACACCAGAACCAAAACCGAATGTGATCGATGCAATTATGTCATATCTTGATCAGGATATTTCAATCATTATTGAGTTTGGTAATTTTAACTCCTCGTTTGTATATCTTCTGATTGCAAACATTATTACCCGACGTATTCATCAGTCTTATATTCATAAAACGGAACAGTTTTTGGGTGGATACACCACAAAAGAACCACGCAAACTTATGATCTGTATCGAAGAAGCACATAAGTTTTTGAATATGCAGGCTTCCAAACAGACAATTTTTGGCACAATTGCACGTGAAATGCGTAAATATTATGTGTCATTGCTTGTCGTTGACCAAAGGCCATCTGGAATCGATCAAGAAATCTTGTCTCAAATTGGCACCAAAATTATAGCACAGATGCATGATGAGCAGGATATACAGGCCGTGTTGACCGGAATGCCGAATGCTCAAAACTTGCGCACCGTTCTTTCGTCTTTGGATAGCAAACAGCAGGCGCTTGTCATTGGCCATGCGATTACCATGCCGGTCGTGGTGCATACCAGATCATACGATCAACAGTTTTATCAACAGATGACCAGTTCAGTCGCACATCAATCTGTTGATGAGTTGATCAATGAGCTTTTTTAA
- a CDS encoding PASTA domain-containing protein produces the protein MNHANLIVFAPFFGLLIGIFAGSYFFTSREYECPSFIRKTLPEAMIEAKNLKVSFKILETIYDPSLKKGYIVKQVPMAGQKIKTGQTIFLTIVEKNSSNRMPLLLNLTEQDAQLVMQKIGCHLDSYYVPQRNKNGTVIAQFPSSAEKVKSETKPFVYIGQNIEELTVLPSFIGYCAKDITDMLCLHGLPHQLEPTYYTGNDTIIYQEPLPYSILDLTYIKMIYLQCDSKNSRGNP, from the coding sequence GTGAATCATGCAAACTTGATTGTTTTTGCGCCCTTTTTTGGACTGTTGATTGGAATATTTGCAGGCTCATATTTTTTTACATCCCGCGAATATGAATGTCCATCATTTATTCGAAAGACACTACCTGAAGCAATGATTGAAGCAAAAAATCTAAAAGTAAGTTTTAAAATACTTGAAACAATTTATGATCCTTCATTGAAAAAGGGGTATATTGTAAAACAGGTACCAATGGCCGGACAAAAAATAAAAACGGGGCAAACTATTTTTTTAACTATTGTTGAAAAAAACAGTAGTAATCGTATGCCATTGCTCTTAAATCTCACCGAACAGGATGCACAACTTGTCATGCAAAAAATCGGATGTCATTTGGATTCTTACTATGTTCCGCAACGCAATAAAAATGGCACAGTCATTGCACAGTTCCCTTCTTCAGCAGAAAAAGTAAAGTCTGAAACAAAGCCTTTTGTATATATTGGGCAGAATATAGAAGAATTGACCGTCTTACCTTCGTTTATCGGATATTGTGCTAAAGATATTACAGATATGCTTTGCTTACATGGCCTACCACATCAGTTAGAGCCAACTTATTATACTGGCAATGACACTATAATTTATCAAGAACCGTTACCATATTCAATTTTAGATCTTACTTATATAAAAATGATTTATTTACAGTGTGACTCAAAAAATAGTAGAGGAAACCCATGA
- a CDS encoding class I SAM-dependent methyltransferase, which translates to METDTGIDNNLFSVNNLYEPAILSRWLPTDERPENVERIKEYCLDDSSERVRSRRLVENNGGDSRFYGVVFPSLPAIQYAYLARVRTLAQDGTSPICVHFGEADGRVAFKARLACGDNGTIIVNDLSVNEIKKAKRLFTERSDVLNKSMNNVQFDAGSLFEFVNRQPHLAGKVDVCYIQNVEHFMNPREHQHFVALVKSLLKPQGHIFATAHTIESSDAKKGDPYFDQYMRYKEDNNPYPLFAKIKKTIVQDLQTRLFVSNRNSVVSVERPAEDCICEQFSEPIEFLGNTEVRLMQNICTNRFTPTIYKNAFGDSFECVESFFMDTRGNGFKTYKESPQMSLASYIGKKKS; encoded by the coding sequence ATGGAAACTGATACTGGCATAGATAATAATCTCTTTTCTGTTAACAATCTTTATGAGCCAGCAATTTTAAGTAGGTGGTTGCCGACAGATGAGCGGCCTGAAAATGTTGAACGTATCAAGGAATATTGTTTAGATGATTCTTCCGAACGAGTTCGATCTAGAAGATTAGTGGAAAATAATGGGGGCGATTCAAGGTTTTATGGAGTAGTTTTTCCTTCGTTACCTGCAATTCAATATGCTTATCTTGCACGTGTAAGAACTTTAGCGCAGGATGGAACTTCTCCGATTTGTGTTCATTTTGGAGAGGCTGATGGAAGAGTTGCTTTTAAGGCGCGACTTGCGTGCGGAGATAACGGAACGATAATTGTAAACGATTTAAGTGTAAATGAGATAAAAAAAGCAAAAAGACTTTTTACAGAAAGATCAGATGTTTTAAATAAAAGTATGAATAATGTACAGTTTGATGCTGGATCGCTATTCGAATTTGTGAATCGTCAACCACATTTGGCAGGAAAGGTTGATGTGTGTTACATACAAAATGTGGAGCATTTTATGAATCCTCGGGAGCACCAACATTTTGTTGCTCTTGTTAAATCTTTGTTAAAACCACAGGGACACATATTTGCTACAGCTCATACTATAGAATCTAGTGATGCAAAAAAAGGTGACCCTTATTTTGATCAATACATGCGATATAAAGAAGATAACAATCCATATCCACTTTTTGCAAAAATCAAAAAAACTATTGTGCAAGATCTTCAAACAAGATTATTTGTTTCAAACAGGAATTCAGTTGTTTCAGTGGAAAGACCAGCAGAAGATTGTATTTGTGAGCAGTTTAGTGAACCAATCGAGTTTTTAGGTAATACAGAAGTTAGATTAATGCAAAATATATGTACAAATCGATTCACCCCTACTATTTATAAAAATGCTTTTGGGGATTCATTTGAATGCGTAGAAAGCTTTTTTATGGATACACGTGGAAATGGCTTTAAAACATATAAAGAATCACCACAGATGTCCCTTGCATCATATATAGGTAAAAAGAAAAGTTAA
- a CDS encoding HAD hydrolase-like protein, translated as MKYIFIFLFFIILLLAKKLLAHTKRQTIFLATDRPFVPPHNTHEIVILWDIHGVIFKKNIINWFLKILTSGYLFSVIRKLDWATTLLLLKYTGKKLGLLSEEITNQEFLNCASRSKNQALINLTIKISCEYKLNKSVLNLIEHLNRKGYVQHIGSNIGKDVFEKFASQHHTVFQYFTAIHIINTKESHTFNKKPNQGFFYNYLQKHAHELRGKQIIFIDDQLQNVLSAQFCGINAILFCHINQLKQDLNLLLRAC; from the coding sequence ATGAAATATATTTTTATTTTCTTATTTTTTATCATACTATTGCTCGCTAAAAAACTGCTTGCGCATACCAAAAGGCAAACCATTTTTTTGGCAACAGACCGACCGTTTGTGCCTCCGCACAATACTCATGAAATAGTAATTTTATGGGATATTCATGGGGTAATTTTTAAGAAAAATATTATAAACTGGTTTTTAAAAATCTTAACATCTGGCTACCTATTTTCTGTCATACGAAAATTAGACTGGGCAACAACTCTCTTACTTTTAAAGTATACCGGTAAAAAGCTTGGACTATTGTCTGAGGAGATCACAAATCAAGAATTTTTAAACTGTGCAAGCAGAAGCAAAAATCAAGCGCTTATCAATTTAACAATTAAGATCTCTTGTGAATACAAGCTCAATAAATCGGTTCTGAATCTTATTGAACATTTAAATCGAAAAGGATACGTACAACATATCGGATCTAATATTGGAAAAGATGTGTTTGAAAAATTTGCCTCACAACATCATACTGTATTTCAATACTTTACGGCTATCCACATTATCAATACAAAAGAAAGTCATACGTTCAACAAAAAGCCAAATCAAGGGTTTTTTTATAACTATTTACAAAAACATGCGCATGAACTACGTGGAAAACAGATTATTTTTATTGATGACCAGTTACAAAACGTGCTATCCGCACAGTTTTGTGGGATTAATGCGATACTATTTTGTCATATTAATCAACTCAAACAGGATCTTAATTTACTATTGAGAGCTTGTTAA
- a CDS encoding deoxyribodipyrimidine photo-lyase: MIKKYKLSLFIFRRDLRLTDNTALIKACNKSDFVMPIFCFDQRQVVPKNNPFFSEHAAQFMLESLKDLTDEIKAKKGRLYFFVGTIEAILSSIIPRLPIEAVFFNKDYTPFSLQRDHAIAQLCIENNVACHAYDDVTLCSVQTLKNKQQKPYTVFTHFFNAAIRTSVIDLPVAMPFKMNWYIKSIEDSYEYHKVIDFYQLNKIKKPDTGILGGFKHAEKIVSDLLAFLHYDKTKDVPSLSTTKLSPHIKFGTISIRQVYHAIVAQLEKTHPLMRQLYWHDFFIYTSFYRQDMFGSCLRSEYNGLSWSENQDHWDAWKDGKTGFPIIDAGMRELNQTGFMHNRIRMMVASFLVKDLHINWQWGERYFAQKLVDYDPAVNNGNWQWCASVGVDAQPYFRIFNPWLGQKKYDPDCVYIKQWIPELRKYDSQIIHTWYNNKVESNKNYPKPIIDHKIERVKALTQYKHMK, encoded by the coding sequence ATGATAAAAAAATATAAATTATCGTTGTTCATTTTCAGAAGAGATTTACGACTTACAGATAATACTGCTCTAATAAAAGCATGTAACAAATCAGATTTTGTGATGCCTATTTTCTGTTTTGATCAAAGACAGGTTGTTCCTAAAAATAATCCTTTTTTTAGCGAACATGCAGCGCAATTTATGCTTGAATCTTTAAAAGATCTTACTGATGAGATAAAAGCAAAAAAAGGAAGGCTCTACTTTTTTGTTGGAACAATTGAAGCCATTTTATCGTCAATCATTCCAAGGCTTCCTATTGAAGCGGTTTTTTTTAACAAAGATTATACACCTTTTTCATTACAACGTGATCATGCTATCGCCCAGCTATGCATCGAGAATAACGTTGCATGCCATGCGTACGATGATGTGACACTATGCTCAGTTCAAACTTTAAAAAACAAACAACAAAAACCGTATACTGTTTTTACTCATTTTTTTAATGCCGCAATTCGTACAAGTGTAATTGATCTGCCTGTGGCCATGCCTTTTAAAATGAACTGGTACATAAAATCTATTGAAGATTCGTATGAGTATCACAAGGTGATTGATTTTTATCAATTAAATAAAATCAAAAAACCTGATACTGGTATTCTTGGTGGATTTAAACACGCAGAAAAGATAGTTTCTGATCTATTAGCATTTTTGCATTATGATAAAACTAAAGATGTGCCCTCGTTGTCAACCACAAAATTAAGCCCTCATATAAAATTTGGCACTATTTCTATTCGACAGGTATATCATGCAATTGTTGCACAGCTTGAAAAAACACATCCATTAATGCGGCAACTGTATTGGCATGATTTTTTCATTTATACATCATTTTACCGACAGGACATGTTTGGTTCATGTTTGCGTTCGGAATATAATGGACTGTCCTGGTCTGAAAATCAGGATCATTGGGATGCATGGAAGGATGGTAAAACCGGTTTTCCAATTATTGACGCAGGCATGCGTGAACTCAACCAAACTGGGTTTATGCATAATCGGATACGAATGATGGTTGCTTCTTTTTTGGTCAAAGATCTGCATATTAACTGGCAGTGGGGTGAGCGCTATTTTGCTCAAAAGCTTGTTGATTATGATCCTGCAGTGAATAATGGAAACTGGCAATGGTGCGCGTCTGTTGGTGTTGATGCACAGCCGTATTTTAGAATTTTCAATCCATGGCTTGGTCAGAAAAAATATGATCCTGATTGTGTCTATATCAAACAGTGGATACCAGAACTCAGAAAGTATGATTCTCAAATTATTCATACGTGGTATAATAATAAGGTTGAGAGCAATAAAAATTATCCAAAACCGATTATTGATCACAAAATTGAACGTGTAAAAGCCCTCACTCAGTACAAACATATGAAATAA
- a CDS encoding NAD(P)H-dependent glycerol-3-phosphate dehydrogenase: MSTGLNSHAIGIIGAGAWGTALAYVLNKNGHVVYLWSYEAEVAETMNQKRVNEKYLPEVLLADQIVITTNLDYVLETVSVVVYASPSRFIVQLLKDKSVSLIRSKIWVLASKGIDEVHGWHVLDLLQSIVPIPLENISVLSGPTFATELCRDLETFAVIAAAKKELALFVKRLFQNKFFKFTISSDVEGILWCGALKNVAALLLGMIDGIGYGKNVQAFLFVKIVDEIVEWLVLVGGKKETAYDIVGIGDFYLTACSDMSKNRMYGFYVGQKQQDDFIRSKIPIVPEGVGSACGLYECIQKNSLSAAFPLLASVHIILKKRCTAQAYLEQFLGKIE; encoded by the coding sequence GTGAGCACCGGGCTTAACTCTCATGCAATAGGAATCATTGGTGCAGGGGCATGGGGAACTGCTTTGGCCTATGTATTAAACAAAAATGGACATGTCGTTTATTTATGGTCATATGAAGCAGAAGTAGCAGAAACTATGAATCAGAAAAGGGTCAATGAAAAATATCTGCCCGAGGTCTTGCTTGCCGATCAGATAGTGATTACGACTAATCTTGATTATGTCTTAGAGACGGTCTCTGTTGTAGTGTATGCGTCACCATCCCGTTTTATTGTACAACTTTTAAAAGATAAGTCAGTTAGCTTAATAAGGTCTAAAATTTGGGTTTTGGCAAGTAAAGGTATCGATGAAGTACATGGTTGGCATGTGTTAGATCTGTTACAGTCGATTGTGCCAATACCGTTAGAAAATATTTCCGTATTATCTGGACCAACGTTTGCGACTGAATTATGTAGAGACCTGGAAACATTTGCAGTTATTGCAGCGGCAAAAAAAGAGTTGGCATTGTTTGTCAAAAGACTTTTTCAAAATAAATTCTTTAAATTTACCATCTCTTCAGACGTGGAAGGCATTTTATGGTGTGGTGCACTTAAAAACGTTGCAGCTCTGCTTTTAGGGATGATCGATGGTATTGGATATGGAAAGAACGTACAAGCTTTTCTGTTTGTTAAAATCGTTGACGAAATAGTAGAATGGCTTGTTCTTGTTGGAGGCAAGAAAGAAACTGCGTATGATATTGTTGGAATAGGTGATTTTTATTTGACCGCCTGTTCTGATATGTCAAAAAATAGAATGTATGGATTCTACGTGGGCCAGAAGCAGCAGGATGATTTTATAAGATCAAAAATACCTATTGTTCCAGAAGGAGTTGGAAGTGCCTGCGGTTTATACGAATGCATTCAGAAAAATAGTTTAAGCGCAGCGTTTCCACTGCTTGCTAGTGTACATATTATTTTAAAAAAAAGATGTACGGCGCAAGCATATTTAGAACAGTTTTTAGGCAAGATAGAATAA
- the uppS gene encoding di-trans,poly-cis-decaprenylcistransferase — MMKHLACIMDGNRRWAIENKVPLAYAYQQGIERICTVIDFALAEEIEYVSLFGFSVQNMGRTFVEKQLLYSVILGLSDRIISFIKERKVRVRCMGRRDYFPEEVRNFCDRLEMTTSQEVGLNVILLLGYGGQEDIVATTKLIAEQVALQKIVPEQVTDSFFKSHLLTSFLPDPELIIRTGKVKRLSNFFLYQAAYTELAFMDCLWPDITTEQLKVVFNDFSLVKRNFGL, encoded by the coding sequence ATGATGAAGCATCTTGCCTGTATTATGGATGGAAATAGACGATGGGCAATCGAAAACAAGGTTCCGCTGGCTTATGCGTATCAACAGGGCATTGAGCGAATCTGTACAGTGATTGATTTTGCATTAGCGGAAGAGATCGAATATGTATCTTTATTTGGCTTCTCTGTTCAAAATATGGGGCGAACGTTTGTTGAAAAACAGCTTTTATATTCAGTAATTTTGGGATTATCTGACAGAATTATTAGTTTTATAAAAGAGCGTAAGGTCCGTGTCCGCTGCATGGGAAGACGGGACTATTTTCCCGAGGAAGTACGTAATTTTTGTGATCGGTTAGAAATGACTACCTCACAAGAAGTTGGTTTAAATGTAATACTGTTGTTAGGCTATGGAGGCCAGGAGGACATTGTCGCTACAACAAAGTTGATAGCAGAGCAGGTCGCTTTGCAAAAAATTGTACCAGAGCAGGTTACAGATTCTTTTTTTAAATCGCACCTTTTAACCTCTTTTTTGCCTGATCCTGAATTAATTATTCGCACAGGAAAAGTGAAGCGCTTAAGCAATTTTTTTTTATATCAAGCTGCATATACTGAGTTGGCATTTATGGACTGTTTGTGGCCAGATATCACGACTGAACAGTTAAAAGTGGTTTTTAATGATTTTTCTTTAGTGAAAAGGAATTTTGGATTGTGA